The sequence ctttcctacttgactcaaaatctcaaaaggacaTATGTATCcaggtgctaactttcctttcttgccatatctcatcaaccctttcctaggtgacacctttagcaacacagcttcgccaatttggaattgaacatccttacgcgctggatccgcatacttcctctgtctatcttgagcagcaagcaaccttttctgaattaacttgactgagtcatgcaactgttgtaccaattctgagccgagaattcttccttctcctacttcatcccaacttgttggtgatctacattttcgcccgtacaaagcttcatatggtggcatgccgatactggaatgatagctgttgttatatgagaattcaatcaatggcaggtggtcgtcccaacttcctgcaaaatcgattgcacaactgcgcaacatgtcttcgattgtttgaatcgtcctttcgctctgaccatcagtctgcgggcgatacgccgtgctcatattcaacttcgtgccaagacattcctggaattgcttccagaatctcgagttaaatcgaggatctctgtctgaaactattgatacgggtactccatgccttaatacgatttcgtgcacatatagatgaaccaacttgtccagtgacgacttctcatttattggaaggaaatgcgccgacttcgtaagacgatcaattataacccatattgcgtcatgtccggattttgttcgcggtagtcctactataaagtccatagcgatattttcccatttccattctggaatcttcaggggctgaattaatccgcttggtcgttgatgttctgcctttactttctgacaagtatagcacttcgcaacccattctgccacgtctcgcttcatatttggccaccaaaagttcttctttaagtcttgatacatcttggtgcttcccgggtggattgaaaatttcgaatggtgggcttcacggaggatcttttaattcaggtacatgaggaatccatattctggatgaaaaccttagtattccttgctcatcccttttagtattaatctcttctccagataactgatttttctctttttccattacttcctcttgacacttctttatcttttccattagtgttggctgaaaggtcattgcacgacaaacttctttgactttcccataagcacaaagttccaattcaaattttccgatttcttcagataactcttttgatgttatcatcgtattaaatctctccttccgactcagcgcatcggccactacgttcgcctttccaggatggtaatttatcgaacagtcatagtccttgatcaattccagccatctcctctacctcatattgagctctttctgagtaaaaatgtactttaaactcttgtgatccgtgtagatttcacacttctctccatagagatagtgtatccaaatcttgagtgcgaacactatggcggctagttccaagtcatgcgtcggatactttaactcgtgcggcttcaactgtcttgacgcatatgctattaccttactgtgttgcatcaacacacaacccaaacccttatgtgaagcgtcgctgaatattacaaaattcccttgatcatctggaagtaccaacaccggagctgttaccaacttctgttttaaactcttgaaagctattttcacattctgcactccattcaaacttttgattctttctggttaacttggtcaatggcgtggcgatcttcgagaaatccttgacgaatcttctatagtatccggccaatcctagaaaaacttcgcacttccgtaggagtctttggcctctcccaactcataactgcctcaatcttcgccggatccactttaactccctcatttccaataacatgccccaaaaattgaacttcctttaaccaaaactcacatttggtaaacttggcatacaacttctcttatcggagtatctccaatgctatccagaggtgctgcttatgttcttcttccgacttagaataaataaggatgtcatcaataaataccacgacaaatttatccaaatacttcttaaatactcgattcatcagatccataaatgcggccggagcgttggtcaatccaaacggcattactaggaattcataatgcccatatctggtcctaaatgcggtcttgggaatatcttcttccttgatctttaattgatggtatcccgatctcaaatcaatcttcgaaaagcattttgctccctttaactgatcaaaaaggtcatctatccttggtagcgggtagcggttcttgatcgttactttattcaactcccggtaatctatgcatagacgcatactcccatctttcttcttcacaaagagaacaggtgctccccatggcgacgtacttggtcgtatcactcccttatccaataattcttgtagctggctcgccaactctttcatttctgctggtgccatcctatacggagcctttgaaactggttccgtgcctggagcaaggttgatctcgaactcaatttgtcgatctggtggtaagcctggtagttcgtcgggaaacacatcggggaactcattaactacaggaatatcttccatgctggggctgcctttctctgaatccactacatatgctaggaacgactcacaaccttttctaagtaacttcttagcctgaataattgtaagaaatagttgctcttgcctctgccccttaaatactaccttctctccactcttcgtctttaaatacactctcttggtcttacaatttatctgagcgctattctctcctaaccaatccattcctaaaattatatcaaactctcccagcttgaagagtatcaagtcggctgagaacttatatcccgaaatatcgatctcacattttggacaaaattgattcacaggaatcttctcttggttcgcaattaccacatttactacctcactcataaccgttttatcacattggagcttatcaacgaaagattctgatatgaaagatcttgttgctcccgaatcaatcaatactttagctttgacattattgaataaaagtgtacctgctatcacctcagaattctgaacagcatctttcatctttagatcaaatgtccttgctgttgcttgcggggttggtgcgggtggtggaggtaatgccaatacctcagctggcacgcttgcactggtacttgccacgttcatcagagctctgactggtcctgttgccttacactccctagccatgtgtccagtcttcccacacttgtaacacgtaactcctggcttcggcataTTGCACTCGTTTGCCcaatgtcccttctgattgcacctataacaggtcatactcagcttattgcatactccggggtgccttcttccacagtgcttgcattctggcctctggaacctgttttctccaacttgcccttggctttcctgattgttcccttttgattctttcctttttaccaaatttcccttcttttgaaaatttccgcccttctggaaaccaatcctctttacattccgatcttgcgaacttccagcttcagacttttctccataaaatggaaccttcctcttcttgttatccctctctttccttgactgcatcccattattctcaatcagagcagctttctgtactactcccgcataagtttcaagctcaaacatagccaccctatctctgattcaaggctccaatccttgctgaaatttctttgctttttcttcctcagcGCTAGTAtattttgtcacaaaccttgacaactcagtgaacttcttcttatattccagtacagtcatgttcccttgctttaactcaagaaattttagctccatctgattctgcatgtacttagggtaatacttgtccagaaataacttcttaaatctctcccaagaaacctgctgagtgacttccatagcttttactgattcccaccaatagatgacttctcccttcaagaagtaagtagcatacggcatCTTCTGATTGTCTCCTAACTgcaccaactcaaaagccctttccatctccttgatccatgtgttagctatcactggatcagtggtatcatgaaatacaggtggattcacattctgaaaagctttgaaagtgacaatttgtctaggtggtactggtggttcaggtggttggtgtggctcacggttatcttggttttcaattcgttgttgaagagttagttgttgttgagctatagcattggtttgctgttgcaaggtttccagtagtcgaagaatgtttgggtctgtggtgaaggtggttgttgggttcttctttttgggaggcatgatcctgaaataagagttgtgtcataacagatatgaatgataaaatgattcgagggtatcgcatggcattctcatttacatatggggtcaagtttccaaattaagcagatatgatgataaaaacataaaataaaagttgagagcaaatggaacaatagcacataattattgaaattttaaaggtcacagtatataggattgggacatagtctgattctaggaataacaggcttatttaaaggaaagacggaaacaactggggattccatagagtctgatagtacaacaacatgaaaggtaaatggaaagaactaaggctccactccatctgaacggggcttggtagtcttttcctctcgaagcgtcttcacaatgctctggagctcatccgccaccatctgaatgacatactggctggtacggtcccggtgtgctggcatctcctcaagcttagtgttgacgtactgaaccaaggtctcaagtctcgcaatcatctgctccttgggcttcccttcgtagtttcggctgtccggatacacgttcttcagtcggtctatcagtcggtcgtacttgccctgaagcatgtcgaactcgcgcctcaactcagcatacacggagaaagcaatagtgtcgtccgacccagaggatgacgaggaatgcgccctttacTGACAtccaataagaggagtattaataataatttacttaacctactctctcgcataatatctataacctacacacaaatcctataacctatttgggctgtccagggactctaaaccgtagctctgataccaaaacctgtcacacccccaacttaaatagcgaaataaatatagctattacatcattttaatgaaggatacacaaccaatccaagatcttacagtttagggtttgaaacagcccatcactaccagctattacatctgattacaaataccgaatcctcacagctattattacttattctacctgagctcgaacataagcatcagcatcacaggtcttacgggcagtctgcttgaatctaaccatagctgctagctgtaatatcagggtaaagcaagaagtgagccaaaagctcaacaagtgctaacagtacaacgcaaaacataaatcgagatatacctttaggaatgacaatggaaagacataatcaatgataacgagagataaaactcatgtgagttggcatcattttgcttgcatcaaaacaattttaaaatcattcttaatcaaaatcattttatgacgctacggattacagccggtgatcagccgcgaagtaatcccgaacctcgctgggttctaaaacattattgggaatccctaggcaacttttaagcctaatataagtgtggaaaggactcgcgtctcagtccagatccaccattcaaataaaacatttatccccctttgggactgaaaaatccacattttaatcattttaaaaactgatgccgatttatgacaaaatctctttcgactgtaataatttttatcaagggattatagatcgacttgaaacactggaaatatgacactaaatctcagggccatgatccactagactttactatattagggtaattgagaggtttccataaacaagaactttgacaaggaaattgagcaaggctattggataatatgaaagagtaatgccaaactaggcttaaagcaatggttgtagacaaggtataggtattagaacatcaagaagataagcatcactggttctaataggatagaggtgttaaaatataaagaaagtgatcatcagctcaagatataacagggtatcaagctttagggtaaggatagggttatcaaacaatcatgaatgaatttaagaaatgattggcttttaggtatcaagataaagtttctatcgaggttatttcaagagttgaatcaaagcatcagggtgcaatatcaagatttctcagggatcaatagcatgataatcaaaaggatcaataaagtattataacaaatctctattttatcatggcattaaactatcatgaaagacttttgaaatacttgcaatacgtactcaagggttcatggcatctctatgtaactcaaagataaacaaaagatacgcttgatttaaatatatcaaaatgactcaggataattgcatcgatatatatatgaactgtttacagtaaatacgaaggtcaagttgaatcacttgccttgagatagactggtctggtctgactggtaggagcaacaactggagcttcactcgacttttatggcaagttttccctcatctcgagatcctacataaataataataatccttattataatatattcttaccatcttaacctatttataacccgaaattaaacatggatggcacttaggcctatacgcacttaattcatatccaccattatattttcaaatgtacacacgtagccacataatcacatatcatatattaataccaaataacatcatatacaccataatgccacactaggcttggatgatctcgactcaccacttaagtcacttggtcgctaactaaacaaagtcttcaaatttgggcttcctaactcaatgtgcctttcctaaattatccaaaacctattgaccctcacttgtgcctttttctctactgaccttatactatcttacaactatggtggtcgacctaatactcacttctaagtgttctaaagctatgtgataagtgaaagtgctcactggtgcaaatttcagaatggtaactaaggtttcttgagtgcattagacactcttaaactacaagtttttcttcaaaatttttacacaagactctcctgacctaagggcatctcacaagcttgatgtggctcaaaggcctggcttgggccttcttgggcctaagctaaaagtccaaggttcccctgtttttctgggcagaaaatgccctgacttgaattatcttgtgacacatggttctagctcatatcctatgaactatggttggaaaaacttctctgacataccctataactaaggcccaattgggcctaatgagggcctacccatgacatggccaaatctccctatttctaagttgcaacaaaactgtcccctgctggacagattttgttattctacttgtgcacctaaccaaatgacatgcaaacctccaaccaactcctaaaacctattatatactccccatactaacttctggtagcttgggcctcaaagtgcacatcaatgacatggtcaaaactcactctaaacctcagggtactaaactgatttttctgcagaaactataactctcatttttccaaggctttgacttgacaaacctatctaacaacaactcaaaacttaaacaaagacttatacatggtattctactgaactaactccctttttctcaaaataaccttggtgagatcatccttacctaaggtgcaactatggcaaaacaaaagagactactctttacaaatcacaaacctttatgctcttgaagcaacaagatatatatattttttttataatagataaccatgaattattaccatgcaataagaagtataaatcaatattaatacattattcctactgaaattaaggctcactaacaacatgaatctaaatgatcaaaacttccaaaaaaaatcaaaagtgatttacatgcatgcatgctttcggatctttcaagccaaagcaacatgatttccaaataaatttttatcataattcaacatgcaagcctaacatggattacaactaaatgatcaactagcatgcaaaagggttttatcaagcttttactataaaattcacgttatcatcacaaaatacacaaaaatgtaacaaggcaacaaaacaccatccattcggctcctatcaagtcatggccgaatggattagggtaagaacaacatttcataagtgtaacactcttatgtctagccattcttgaccctatgatactatatctcatggtgaaagccttagattcacaagaatcaaggaggttcactttgagtttaacaaaaacatcaccatggaaggtcaaaacataggtttttcactctaaacttttgaaatatatataagaataacatatagggagtaaaattacttggatataagatgattgtttgagtgagagttgaagaaagaaggggatggggctcggttttggtggttgccgagaggggaggggaaaaaccgagaggtgagggaggagggagggagaagagagtgaagtggtggggtgaagtgaggtgatgatcacttcttggacttgtttttatgcattgatttgactataatgtgagtgggtttgagattttacaagagtaaccctcgaatatagttaggtagatttgcatgcaagggtaaaggggtaaattggttagcaaaatgtgagttagtggggttgagaatgtcttctttgccctttgattaaatagaagagagtttgcatgcaaggttattcatgtaatttgataaatatgacaactaaaatttataatgatttatttttataaaataaaatacaagttcaaaaattataaaatttataccataaattaacttgtatttttagagactttataaaatcattttcaaaatttgtgaacaaaatgccttttaaaagaagatttttccaaagcttagaatattccttataaatcaaaaataaagagattaaataaactcttgctttgaaaaatcatatactacccaaagcaaatttataatgcagaaattttcactcacacaaacgtacaatcattgaatatattttcatttgacttaatattataccaaattcacaaataatattacataaaatgccggtcgtaacatcctctcccccttaagggattctgtccccagaatctaagaaaacagatgaggataccgggaacgcatatcagactctaactcccaagtcgactcttcgaccttagggttcctccaaagtacttttactaactttactgacttatttctaagactctttacttgccagtcgagtattttaaccggttgctccacaaatgacaggtctgcctgaatttctacgggttcatattctatcacatggctagtgtcaggattatatttcttaagtaacgacacatggaacacattatgcacatgccgatactgaggtggtaaggccaactcgtaggccacctttcctaaATATCTCTGTGTgcttgatacctttcaagttcggagagttttattttattttatgaatggATTGGTTGGCCAGTAGTAATGCTCTGATCaattgtgcgaataagaaagtgaaattgcgaactgcggaaaatgcaatgGTAATATTTAGGGATGAGAAACAACGGAAGAAATTGCTGACaatgatgcagactaaacgatttCTACGATAGGGATGTAAAGTTTATTTAGTTTATGTGTTAGATACTGGAAAAAAAAGCCCAAGGATAGAAGATATTTCAGTTTTATGTAAATTTCTTGACAATTTTCCAGATGAACTCCCAggattaccgccagatcgagaaattggGTTTACTATAGATTTtgcaccaggtacagaaccatTTTAGAAAGCTCTGTATCGAATGGAaccagttgaaatgaaagaattgtcaacacaattacaagatcttctggatagaagaattataagacctagtgtcccaatggggtgcaccggtattgtttgttaagaagaaagatggcagcaTGCAACTATGTATCAATTATcgtgaactgaataagttgacttTATCatggatcgatgatttgtttgatcagttaaaaggaaccgcatggttttctaagatagacTTGAGGttgggataccatcaattgaagatcaagcctgaagatattctcaagactgcttttcgtaccagatatggatattatgagtttcttgtaatggcattcggtttgactaaTGCACTAGCAGCGgtcatggatttaatgaacagagtattcaagaagtactttgataaatttatgattgtatttattgatgacatcttgatttactcgaaAACCGAAGAAGAACATGCCGAGCATTTGAGGATTGCTTTAGAAATCTTAAGAAAGGACAACTTTACGCGAAGTTCTCAAAATCCAAATTTTGGTTAGGAGAAGTACAATTTATGGGCCATATTATCAGCATTGAAGGAATcaaagttgatccagcaaaggTAGAAGCTGTATTAAACTGGGGAAGACCAAAAACACCGACAGAAGTCAGAAGCTTCTTGGGATTGCAAGgctattatagaagatttgttaaggaTTTTGTGAAGGTAGCTACGCCATTAACTAAGTTGactcgaaagaatgaaaagttcgcATATAATGACAAGTAtggagaaatttttcaagaactgaagaagCGATTAGTGACTACACCTGTACTTGTGCCACCAGATGAGCAAGGAGATTTTATCATTTACAACGATGCTTCATATCGAGGACTAGGATGCATATTGATGCAACACGACAACGTAATTGCATATGCTTCTATACAACTGAAACCTCACGAAGAGAAATATCCTAtgc comes from Apium graveolens cultivar Ventura unplaced genomic scaffold, ASM990537v1 ctg5489, whole genome shotgun sequence and encodes:
- the LOC141702681 gene encoding putative mitochondrial protein AtMg00860; translated protein: MGHIISIEGIKVDPAKVEAVLNWGRPKTPTEVRSFLGLQGYYRRFVKDFVKVATPLTKLTRKNEKFAYNDKYGEIFQELKKRLVTTPVLVPPDEQGDFIIYNDASYRGLGCILMQHDNADNRGFTHPHRSGRSLEERRKAESIAGGMSNEASQP